The Fusarium falciforme chromosome 7, complete sequence genome window below encodes:
- a CDS encoding LCCL domain-containing protein has product MSDNAHGEPRASREDHLHEAVADEEAQLLLATEQFDFEENAETQHPTPRRRVKFLQRIAGPDPPRIQSIKGFFPSVQRYPISIVDRYFATLTRKIVLLTTFLLLWIIAYSIPLYAGNCAIKDARNDYVVNLDCVDTLWRRKNLCGLDGLDCRPGGCGRLSRSGEQKSFPGVERNGIESIPFDSNFPSSFTFSSESDITCSRDPRQLLLYMSLFFTAIFSIFTTSPALQFFVVFIAIFTHVGLASDPPTASHFNISVLPDHISSLAGRLLPALFCAAIIYKTCVSRALSGLEAQFEKGLFWLGGFWLGALSNYTLDWIPINRLTAHDLEQQPGAKVALAAIICILVLIVCQQVYVFWLERRMLPYLVLYGLFILGIVFFVVIPGLDLRIHHYILALLLLPGTSVQTRSSLLYQSILLGLFVNGIARWGFDSVLQTPADLRQDGAFNSFVPTIDTPVIASTTEGFNISFSWQGAPTPLFNGISVLVNDVERYRRFFPEATSAYNFSWTRTTDFELPEYFRFAYMRDRMALDYTKAGTWFANGTWSMPEPDSV; this is encoded by the exons ATGAGCGATAACGCTCATGGAGAGCCGagagcttctcgagaagACCACCTGCATGAGGCTGTGGCAGACGAGGAAGCCCAGCTCTTGCTGGCTACCGAGCAATTCGACTTTGAGGAAAACGCCGAGACTCAGCATCCTACACCACGACGCCGTGTTAAGTTCCTTCAGAGAATCGCAGGACCGGATCCTCCCCGGATTCAAAGCATCAAGGGATTCTTTCCATCTGTCCAACGATATCCTATCAGCATTGTTGATCGCTATTTCGCAACTCTTACACGCAAGATCGTTCTGTTGACCACGTTCTTACTCCTCTGGATAATTGCATATTCCATTCCCTTATATGCTGGAAATTGCGCGATTAAGGATGCCCGCAACGACTACGTAGTCAACTTGGATTGCGTTGATACCCTTTGGAGGCGCAAGAACCTGTGTGGACTTGATGGACTAGACTGTCGCCC GGGAGGCTGTGGTAGACTCAGCAGATCTGGCGAGCAGAAGAGCTTTCCGGGTGTCGAGAGAAACGGTATCGAATCGATACCCTTTGACTCCAACTTTCCATCTTCGTTCACCTTTTCATCCGAGTCAGACATCACTTGCAGCAGGGACCCGCGCCAACTCTTGCTCTACATGTCACTCTTCTTCACTGCCATCTTTTCGATCTTCACAACGTCGCCAGCCTTGCAGttcttcgtcgtcttcataGCCATTTTTACTCATGTCGGCCTAGCATCTGATCCTCCAACAGCCTCTCATTTCAATATTTCCGTCCTCCCGGATCACATCTCATCCCTCGCTGGAAGATTGCTTCCAGCACTGTTCTGCGCCGCCATCATTTACAAGACTTGTGTTTCAAGGGCTTTATCTGGCTTGGAAGCGCAGTTTGAAAAGGGCTTGTTCTGGCTAGGAGGTTTCTGGCTTGGAGCCCTCTCCAACTACACATTGGATTGGATTCCCATTAATCGACTCACGGCACATGATTTGGAGCAGCAACCTGGAGCCAAGGTGGCACTCGCCGCCATCATTTGTATCCTTGTATTAATCGTCTGCCAGCAAGTATACGTCTTTTGGTTGGAGAGACGCATGTTACCATATCTCGTTCTATATGGACTCTTCATTCTTGGGATCGTTTTCTTTGTCGTCATACCGGGACTCGACCTTCGCATTCACCACTATATCTTGGCCCTCCTGCTACTCCCCGGTACGAGCGTCCAGACTCGATCTTCACTGTTGTATCAAAGCATATTGTTAGGCCTTTTCGTCAACGGGATCGCTCGATGGGGTTTTGACTCTGTTCTGCAAACACCTGCCGATCTGCGTCAGGACGGTGCCTTTAATTCTTTCGTCCCTACAATAGACACGCCAGTCATTGCATCAACCACAGAAGGATTCAACATTTCATTCTCCTGGCAGGGGGCACCAACGCCCCTCTTTAATGGCATCAGTGTGCTCGTAAACGACGTCGAGCGCTACCGCCGCTTCTTCCCCGAGGCCACCTCCGCCTACAACTTCTCGTGGACACGGACGACAGACTTTGAACTTCCAGAATACTTTCGTTTTGCTTATATGCGAGACAGAATGGCGTTGGATTACACAAAAGCAGGTACCTGGTTTGCAAACGGGACTTGGAGTATGCCAGAACCAGACAGTGTGTAG
- a CDS encoding DAO domain-containing protein, with amino-acid sequence MTLSRDSTKVVIVGGGGTMGSSTALHLIRSGYTPSNITVLDVYPIPSAQSAGCDLNKIMSVRLRNKADLQLSLEALDMWRNDPLFKPYFHNVGLVDCSSSKGGIAELKEELQTLVDAGFGLDKTGSWLESEDEVLAKMPWLTKDHVKGWKGLFTTNGGWLAAAKAINAIGGFLRSQGVQFGFGGPGTFKQPLLAADGSTCIGVETVDGTQYHADKVILAAGAWTPALVDLEGQCVSKAWVLAHIQLTPEEAARYKNIPVVYDGDYGFFFEPNEDGIIKVCDEFPGFTHFKKHQPFGAAHPKLISVPRSHASHPTDTYPDASEATIRKAMARFLPDFRDRKIIDRAMCWCTDTADANLLICEHPRWKNLILATGDSGHSFKLLPNIGKHVVELLEGTLSQQLAEAWRWRPGGDALKSRRAAPAKDLADMPGWKHDARL; translated from the exons ATGACGCTGTCACGAGACTCGACCAAGGTGGTCATTGTTGGTGGAGGCGGCACAATGGGCTCCTCCACGGCACTACACCTGATACGCTCCGGATACACGCCGTCCAACATCACCGTCCTCGATGTTTACCCAATTCCTTCGGCACAGTCGGCTGGATGCGACTTGAACAAGATCATGAGCGTTCGACTGCGGAACAAGGCTGATTTGCAGCTATCGCTTGAGGCGTTGGACATGTGGAGGAACGATCCATTGTTCAAGCCCTATTTTCACAATGTCGGCCTG GTTGACTGCTCGTCATCCAAGGGGGGTATCGCGGAACTTAAAGAAGAACTCCAGACTCTGGTCGATGCAGGTTTTGGTCTGGACAAGACCGGCAGCTGGCTTGAAAGTGAGGACGAAGTCTTGGCCAAAATGCCATGGCTCACAAAAGATCACGTCAAG GGATGGAAGGGCTTATTCACCACTAACGGCGGGTGGCTCGCAGCGGCCAAGGCTATCAACGCCATCGGCGGCTTCCTCAGAAGCCAGGGCGTACAATTTGGCTTTGGAGG GCCTGGTACCTTTAAACAGCCTCTCTTGGCCGCCGACGGATCGACATGTATTGGTGTTGAGACAGTTGATGGCACCCAGTATCATGCCGACAAGGTCATCCTCGCTGCCGGTGCCTGGACACCAGCGCTGGTAGATCTGGAGGGCCAATGCGTGTCCAAG GCTTGGGTCTTGGCCCATATCCAATTGACCCCCGAGGAGGCAGCTCGATACAAGAACATTCCCGTCGTGTACGATGGTGACTATGGATTCTTCTTTGAGCCCAACGA AGACGGCATCATCAAGGTCTGTGACGAGTTTCCAGGATTCACACACTTCAAGAAGCATCAACCATTCGGTGCCGCCCATCCCAAGCTCATCTCGGTTCCCCGGTCGCACGCCAGCCATCCCACCGACACCTACCCAGATGCCTCTGAGGCCACCATTCGGAAGGCCATGGCCCGCTTTTTGCCGGATTTCCGAGACAGAAAGATAATAGATCGTGCCATGTGCTGGTGCACTGACACTGCCGACGCAAACCTTCTCATCTGCGAACATCCAAGGTGGAAGAACTTGATCCTCGCGACGGGAGACAGCGG TCACTCCTTCAAACTGCTACCCAACATTGGCAAGCATGTTGTTGAGCTATTGGAAGGCACTCTGTCCCAACAGCTTGCCGAGgcttggaggtggaggccTGGGGGCGATGCACTCAAGTCTCGACGTGCAGCTCCTGCCAAAGATCTTGCGGACATGCCAGGATGGAAACATGATGCACGACTATAA